From the Acidimicrobiales bacterium genome, the window ACGCCGCCGCGGTGGTGGGGCGGCTGCGCAGCCTGCCCATGACGTTCCTGGGCGCCATGATCCTGGGGATCGCCAACTCCATGGCGATCGGCTACGTCCCGTCCGGGGCGGAGACCGACGTGGACCAGGCGCTTCCCATGGCGATGCTCTTCCTGGCGCTGCTGTTCATCCCCGAGGTGCGCCTCACCATCGGCCGTGTGGTCCGGATCCGGCCCCCGCGGGTGGCGAGCGCGCGGACCACCCTGGCGGGCGGGGCGTTCATCGTGGTCGCCGTCGTCGCCCTCGGGGCGGTGCTCAAGGGCAACAACCTGTTCACGATGGGCAACGCCCTCGTGCTGGCGTTGCTGGCGCTGAGCCTCGTGCCGTTGTCGGGCTACGCCGGCCAGGTCTCGTTGTGCCAGTTCACCTTCGCCGGCATCGGGGCGGTGACCATGCACTGGGTGGCGGGCGGGGACTCCGTGCTCGGCATCCTGGCCGCCGTGGGCGTGTGCGCGGGCGTCGGCGCCGTCCTCGCCCTGCCCGCACTGCGCCTGCGTGGCCTCTACCTGGCGCTGGCCACGCTGGCGTTCGCCGTGCTGATGGACAACATCTTCTTCCAGTCGAGCTCGGTCATGGGTGTCGGCGGCAGCGTGCCCGTGGGCCGGCCCGACATCTTCGGGATGCACTTCACGACGGAGCGGGCCTTCGACGTCCTGCTCGCCGTCGTCCTGGCCGCCTGCCTGGTCGGCATCGGGGCGCTGCGACGCGGCGCCTTCGGTCGACGCCTGGTGGGCATGAGCGACTCGCCCGCGGCGTGCAGCACCGTGGGGCTGAGTCTCACCGTGACCAAGCTGGCCGTGTTCGCCTTCTCGGCCGGGCTCGCCGGCTTGGCCGGCGCCCTGTACGGCGGGCTCAGCACCTCGGTGGGCGCGCCCCAGTTCGCCTTCCTCGAGAGCATTGCCATCTTCGTGGCCGTCACGCTCGCCGGCGTCAACCTCCTCACCGGCGCCGTCCTGGCGGGCGTCTTCATCGCCATCGGCCCGGTCATCGGCGCCCACATCCCGCAGGTCCCGAACTTCACGCA encodes:
- a CDS encoding ABC transporter permease, yielding MSEFFSLLVAGVVTGAIYAVSASGLVVTYNTTGIFNFAHGAMGMVLAYLYWQLWQSWGLPELVSLAIVLFVAAPLLGVVVERVVMRPLYGASMGIRLAVTLGLLLVLVAAAGAVWNPTANTYDTPEFFSGNPISLGGVNISYQQLITVGVAIAAAVFLRVFFRRTRTGVAMRAVVDDPGLAALSGAPSGRISSYAWMIGVFFAGLGGILLAPSVQGMDILQLTLLVIYGYAAAVVGRLRSLPMTFLGAMILGIANSMAIGYVPSGAETDVDQALPMAMLFLALLFIPEVRLTIGRVVRIRPPRVASARTTLAGGAFIVVAVVALGAVLKGNNLFTMGNALVLALLALSLVPLSGYAGQVSLCQFTFAGIGAVTMHWVAGGDSVLGILAAVGVCAGVGAVLALPALRLRGLYLALATLAFAVLMDNIFFQSSSVMGVGGSVPVGRPDIFGMHFTTERAFDVLLAVVLAACLVGIGALRRGAFGRRLVGMSDSPAACSTVGLSLTVTKLAVFAFSAGLAGLAGALYGGLSTSVGAPQFAFLESIAIFVAVTLAGVNLLTGAVLAGVFIAIGPVIGAHIPQVPNFTQLLLGFGVVTIGRNPNGIGRFYAEVSDFWNRRRGGGPVEEIAELPAAGAFEPEVRSVG